Within Suricata suricatta isolate VVHF042 chromosome 12, meerkat_22Aug2017_6uvM2_HiC, whole genome shotgun sequence, the genomic segment ACTTTCTTTCCATCAAGATGGAAAATACTGCACCAAAACCCCAAAGGGACtgcttaattctttaaaaattatagctcTCTGAGAGGAAGCCCCAGAGAAGCATTCACTGTCTGGCCAGCTGGAAAGTGCATTACTTAGAAACAATTAAGTAAGGAATGGAAATGTCACCTCATCCCTTCCCAGACACATGCTGCAGTGCCACTTAACCTGTGCTTCTACACGTGTGACTACGCATACAACTGTGAACTATACAAGTGCCTCTGGAACTAAAGAGACTCTGGCTGCTGTTAGGGTTGAAATTACAACCCCGGAGTCCGTTTTCAGTTGTAGGATGCCTGGCGAAACCGAAGCCGATGCCCTGGGGTTTCTCATCAGCCAAACCCCAGAGCTCCGGCCGCTAAACAGAAGCCACAGATTTCATCAGTTCCTCCCCATCTCCTGCCCTCTACCCCAAAGTCTGTCTTTCCCTGGGAACTGGCGATTCTCAGAAAGGACAGGAACAGGGGCAGGGAGCAGCGGCTTCTTCCCAACGGGAGcgcccttcctttccctccacaaCTTTTCTCCGAGTACCAGGGGAAGGCTTTCCGCTGCAGCGGCGCCTGCAACGTGTCTGGGGATCCTGGCCGCAGAAAGGTGGGTGAGATCTGGCCCGCGCCGGCGCTGCCCACCCTCTCCGGCCACACGTGCGAGATCCCTGCAGAGAATGTGGACCCGCAAAGCTCTCTTTGGGGAGAAGATCCGGAGACCGCGAGGGGACCGGGGGACCACGGCGGCGGCACCCGCAAGGAGTCTGAACGAGGGTCGGAGGGCGGCAAGCTCTGGTCAAGGGACTGCGAGGTCTGGGGACCAGACTCCCGCCAGCTCCTATGGACCTGTTGCTGGGAAACTCGTCCTGAGCTCGCTCTCCTTGCAGGGCAGCGGCCTCTCTCCCGCTGTCCCAGGCCGGGAGGGAAGGCGGGCCGGGCCGGTGGTGGGAGAGGCAGAAGTTTCAGACCCAGGCATATTTGGGAAGGCGAGTGCCCACATCCCAGTCAGATCAACTTGAGCCTGAGCAGGCAGCCCCAGTGTGGACGGTCGGGggaccgcccccaccccccaccctcggCCACCATGCATACACACGCCCGGTGCCCTACATCCCTCGGGGTCTGACCTGATCGAAGTAAATGATGCGCGTCTTGTTGCTCATCTCTGACGGCTCATGGTTGGTGCTCCGCACCGCCGAGAAGGCGACCTTGGAGTTGGCCGCCCGGACCGAGATccccagaggggaggaagaggaacccTTGGAGTCCGTAGCCGGGTTCGAGTCGCACACCACCAGACACTTGCCCTCCAGCACGATAGGCTCCGTGTCGTTCTGCGCCCAGACGGGCAGCCCGGGCAGGGTGAGGGCGAGCAGCACGGCCGGCACCACGGACAGCGCCCGGCTCCCGGAGCCCATGGTGAGCGGCGTGCGCGAGCCGCAGCCCGCCGGCGCTCTGCTTCCCGGGACCCCGGCGCTCCGCCGGGAAGACGCCAGAGGCTAGATCGACCGTGCTGCAGGGACGGCGGCGCGCACACTTCCCCCGAGCCTGTGGTTTGAAGTCAAAGTCTCCGCTCGCGCTCCCTCGCTGGCTCTGTTACCTTTGTCCTTTAAGGAGCTCATGCAGAACCCCCTACCCCACCCTCCTCCGCCCGAGAAtcagccctgcctggggccccTGCACCCACCCCGGCTCCTGGACATCTAAAAGTCACCAAACCCCCACATTCACACCTCCAAGAGGAAAATGGTAATAAATTCTCACCCCCAACCCAAGCACCCCCAGGTGGACGACGgagcaggaaaaacaaaggaggctccaaaacaaaacaagcctggaggggtggagggggctggTGGGTGCCGAGTGATGCAGAGGTCGGTCCTGGACGCGGCGGGCTTGCGGCAGGGACGAATTACAGAGGCAGAAGGTGTTTCCCGGACTGAGAAGAACGCGAGGCTGTGATCGTGGCCAGGACTCTGGCGACTCCCACTTCCGCCTGGTCAAAAATCCCCCGCGCCTCGGCGCCTCTCGGCCGTCCGCAGGTAGGAGGCAGCCGGCGGGGTCCCGGGCGCGGAGAGCGCAGGTTCGCGGGGTCGGTTCCGCGGCGCGGGGCGTTCAGCGGCGGGGTCCTCTCGCAGCAGCTGCCGCGTGCCCGGACTCCCTGCGCACAACTTTGTCCGTCCTCGCGCAGCCGGGAGGGCGCCGGGCGGGCGCACGCGCGATATTTATAGGAGCGCGGCGTCCGACCGGGTCGGCCNNNNNNNNNNNNNNNNNNNNNNNNNNNNNNNNNNNNNNNNNNNNNNNNNNNNNNNNNNNNNNNNNNNNNNNNNNNNNNNNNNNNNNNNNNNNNNNNNNNNGCCCCGGGCCGTGGAGCCGGGTGGCGTCCCGACCGAGGCGCGCCCGGAGCCGGGCCCAAGGAGCCCTGGCGCCGCGCGAGCCCTCGAGGAGCCTGGGAGCGGACCCGAGCCGGAGGGGGGCGCCGGGAGGAGGTGCCCGGTGCCTTCCGCCCCGGGAACGGGAGCCGCAGAAGCTGCGGGGGCGCACGCCTTCCCACCCACCCGGCGAGCCCgcccccaggccaggccagagacagtgagagagtgaACACGGCGAGAGTAAGTCCTCCGAAACCGAAACCGAATCCCTACAAAAAGGCCAACTCCGCTGCTAGGAACACAGTGCCTTTCTCCCCTCCTGGTGTGTCGctctcaacccccacccccaccccggggccaCCCCCTGCCGTCCTGGCCTCTGATTGGCAAGATTTACCCTCCTCTTCCACAGCCACCGCTGGGGAGGAAGGGCTTGTCTCGGTCTGGCTGCGAGAACTTGGCCAAGTCACTTACCCTATCCGAGAGGGCAGGGCCCCGGGAGGTTGggtcctgccctccctccagctcTAAGGAGCTTCGGGGTCATGTCACTCTCCCTTCCCAAATTCCTTTTAGACTTCCAGCTGACACAGGACGGGCACCAAGTCCTTTATCCAAACAACATCCCCATCAGCCATTCCTGACTAATTACTAGTTGGAGGGAGGTTTGTTGAACAGTGTCCCCACAGAGAAATGACTTGCGAATTCCCTCCTGAGTGAGGGCACATCCTCAGCAGGGACTCAAGCCCCTCCCACAGCCGAAGCCGGACCTCTATCTGCAGCCTAGTGTCCGCACAAGGTCCTTCAGAGGAGCTGGGCCATAAGCACCGCGGTGCAACTCCGAGCTGTTAACATAGGGAATACTAATACTCTTTGGTATCCCCTGGTCCCCGCCTCCCTACAGTCTTGCAGCTAAAGAGCCAGCGTTCCCCCGGGCACTGATGTCCACCCTAAGCCTGGCATGGCTTTCCACATAAACCCTTGCTGCACTGGGTGACTCTCTTCAGGCTCTTAGCACAGTCGCCTGGATAGCAGCTGCAATTTCTTCTCATTTGATGCTGTCTTTCGAGAGCAGAGGCGCGATCTCATTTctggctcctctttctctcctgtaGGGGTAGGCACCTGCCTTCCCTCGCCAGGACATCTGTTAGTAACTGGGACCTGGGTTGCTCAATTCCAGGCTGGAAAGGGTTTGAGAAGAAAAGGTCCCTTGGTGACAGAATTGTTAAATCCTCAAGAAGGTGTCTTCCCCACCAACCCCAATATCCTCTCTGCgtctttttcctctctgggcATCTTCCTTCCTGCAAGAACTCAGATATAAAGAAACGTTTTCCCTCGCGCCTCCTTTCCTCACCAGAAGTATTGATTTCACAGCCGCCATGTCTAGCAGATTGGCCATAGCAGGGACACCGTTGATTACGGAATGACTAGATGCTTCCAAATAGAACATAATTATTCTTCATTCACCTAATAGGATACACTGGGATAAAGGAATCTCTCTCAGTAAAATTCAAGTTCAAAGCCTTGTAGGTAATTGGAGGTGAAAATCTTGGTTCCCTATAAAAGATGTCCCCTATTCAGGGTGCGGTGAAGATGAGGAGCCCCGCGTTTTCTGATGACTCCTACTAGGAGAAGTGATCTGACCTTGTGAGTCACGGTGTCCTGTCTCCCTTCCCACCACGGACTGAACAGGGGTAGCTTGTGGCTTCTACCTCCTATCAATCCATTCAATAGCAGAAGCCCACGCCTTGTACGTCCTAACTGAGCACATGAGTTGGGGCTACCAGACCTTCTCTCCTCGGGATCTGAATGAGGCAGTGAAATGGCTCCCAGGAAGCACTGGGTCCTGCAGAGGAGAGGTCTGTCATCTCCTGAACTGGCCACGAAGGAGCCACATTCAGGGTGACACAGAGGAACCTGTTGGAGGAAACAGAAGGACTGACCACACCTCTGGACAGAAGCCAGTTTTGGAGACGGTGCACTTCTGAGagatggagggggcaggggaatgAACAGCCCATCTCCAGTCCTGATTCCTACTCACAAGAAGTCCAGTGATACTCTGGTCTAACTCTGGGTCCCTGGCAAACCTCCTGTGTCCTTGCAGCAAAACCCATTGCACTGGAGCTCATTTTAGCAACCTACTCCTGTTCCTTGCTGTCCTGAATCTTCGTCAGAACAAAATCGCAGAAATCAGACCACATGCGGCCACGCATCTCCTGCCAGAAGACATTAacaaccccacccctgcccgtGGGAAATGTCCTAACATTTGAGGAACGGAAGTATCACCggctccccaccctcacctctagccccagcagccccaggagaaAAGAAGCAGGGCCAAGTCCAAGTTCAGCCACCGCAgggatctgtttctttcttttccttttttttttttttccagtggaaaaTGTACTAATTGAAAACCTAGTTCTGACTCAACTGTTTCCCTGCCCTGAGATTCTCAGATTATCCTTGGTGCCCGGGATTTTTGTTCGTAGACTTTTAATGATTTCATCTCTCTGCCGTTGGGCTAAACTTGAAGTTGATTAGTAAAGTATGTTAGAATCTGAACTGGTCTTGCATAGGAAAGATGACTCCTGAGGTCAACAATTTCCATGACTGATTGTCTGACCATCCCTTAGAGAAACCAAGTTGCAAACAAGCCCAGGATAGTAAGGATCATGAGCGATTTTCTGTTTCTGAATAAAATGTCTTGAAGAAGGCCAACATagacatgtgtttttttttattttttaatgttttctttttatttttgagagagagagacagtgtgagcaggggaggggcagagagagagggagacacagaattcgaagacaggctccaggctctgagctgtcagcacagagcccaatgtggggctcgaacccacgaactatgagatcacgacctgagccgaagtcagacacttagccgactgagctccccaggtgccccgacacatGTTATTGACCTCAAAGGACCTCACCTGAAAACTAACCCCATGGTTGAATGCGAGAAGACTCTGCGCATCACCACCCCAGGTCAGTCATGCCAAAGGTGGAAAATcaagagagcaagcgagcgagcaatGGAGAGACTCACATCATCACCAGACTAGAGTCCACTGGGACACTGAATTACCCTTTGCTCTCTTCAGTGATAGTGGCCGGCTCAAGCAAACACTATTCCTCAAGGGAGATTACGGAGCTTATGGACAAAAAAGCTCTGTGAACAACCTGTACTAAGTGAATCCGGAAAGTTTCAGAGCAGTGTTGAGTGATAAGTAATCTTCAGGACCCCTCTGGAGACATGGAGACTATTGACTTGCTTTGTAGGAAGAGGGTACCATGGGGGGAAAGTAGATGGATGATTTAGAAACCATTTCTACTTGATGTTATGATTTAAAATTTGCCTGAGACACTTCTCTTCTGCAGTCCCCTCCAAGTGCCACATTGGACAAGGTCCCTGGCTAAGGTGGCAGCGAGCCAGCAGGCTTCCAGGTTACAGGTGCAGACAGATCCAATGCCTCTCTGTGGTCTTCCCGTAATACCCATACTTCTAtcattcattgtattcttcacatttttctgaagttgttgatttatttgttgttttccatGCACGACCAACTCCTCAGGGGCCCAGGAGTTAGCGGAGAGCCAGTAAGTGGGGGAAACAATGAAAAGGTTTACTGAAAGTGCAACAGATCATTGCTTATTTCTCAGAGAAGAAATCATATGCCACTTACTGTCTATGATACAAGTATGACAGGAAAAGTAAAAGTCCTTCCAAAACCTGGGACAGGGGGGAGGCTTGAAATGTTTGGTCCACCTGTAATCACCA encodes:
- the CBLN4 gene encoding cerebellin-4 isoform X2; amino-acid sequence: MGSGSRALSVVPAVLLALTLPGLPVWAQNDTEPIVLEGKCLVVCDSNPATDSKGSSSSPLGISVRAANSKVAFSAVRSTNHEPSEMSNKTRIIYFDQILVNVGNFFTLESVFVAPRKGIYSFSFHVIKVYQSQTIQVNLMLNGKPVISAFAGDKDVTREAATNGVLLYLDKEDKVYLKLEKGRLSSFLKKN